A region of Centropristis striata isolate RG_2023a ecotype Rhode Island chromosome 17, C.striata_1.0, whole genome shotgun sequence DNA encodes the following proteins:
- the LOC131989207 gene encoding keratin-associated protein 4-6-like: MECLCNLFHSYNNNCCTNNCRTHNRKNNSCTHDRSNNCLTYNCLTYNCRTHDHSSNNCSIHYCSTHNRSNNSCTYYCCTYNCCSNNCRTHDCSSNNCLTHDCNSNNCRTHNRSNNSCTHYCSTYKCCTYNCCTNNCSTHYCSAYNCRGNNCRTHNSSTNNCCTNDSSSNNCSTYNCRTHNRSNNSCTQYCSTYNCCTYNCCTYNCSAYNCCTYNCCSYNCSTYNCCTYNCSTYNCCTHNCRTHNRSNNSCTHYCSTYNCCTHNCCTNNCSTHYCSTHYCSAYNCCTNDSSSNNCSTYDCRTHNRSNNSCTHYCSTYNCSTYNCCTYNCCCY, encoded by the exons ATGGAATGCCTCTGCAACCTGTTTCACAG ctacaacaacaactgctgcacaaaCAACTGCCGCACCCACAACCGCAAGAACAACAGTTGCACCCACGACCGCAGCAACAACTGCCTCACCTACAACTGCCTCACCTACAACTGCCGCACCCACGaccacagcagcaacaactgcagcatccACTACTGCAGCACCCACAACcgcagcaacaacagctgcacctactactgctgcacctacaactgctgcagcaacaactgcCGCACCCAcgactgcagcagcaacaactgccTCACCCACGACTGCAACAGCAACAACTGCCGCACCCACAACcgcagcaacaacagctgcacccactactgtagcacctacaagtgctgcacctacaactgctgcaccaacaactgcagcacccaCTACTGCAGCGCCTACAACTGCCGCGGCAACAACTGCCGCACCcacaacagcagcaccaacaactgctgcaccaacgacagcagcagcaacaactgcagcacctacaactgccgCACCCACAACcgcagcaacaacagctgcacccaatactgcagcacctacaactgctgtacctacaactgctgcacctacaactgcagCGCCTACAACTGCTgtacctacaactgctgctcctacaactgcagcacctacaactgctgtacttacaactgcagcacctacaactgctgtaCCCACAACTGCCGCACCCACAACcgcagcaacaacagctgcacccactactgcagcacctacaactgctgcacccacaactgcTGCACGAACAACTGCAGCACCCACTACTGCAGCACCCACTACTGCAGcgcctacaactgctgcaccaacgacagcagcagcaacaactgcagcacctacgACTGCCGCACCCACAACcgcagcaacaacagctgcacccactactgcagcacctacaactgcagcacttacaactgctgcacctacaactgctgctgctac
- the LOC131989206 gene encoding keratin-associated protein 4-9-like, translated as WGYKCSTHNCTSNNCCTNNCCAHDCRTHDVSTHNCSSDNCSSYNGCTYNCCTYDCCTHDCHTHKCSSNNCCTYDCSTHNCTSNNCSTYNCYTNDCRTHDRSSNNCSTYNCCGYNCCTHNCTSNNCCTNNCCAHDCRTHDCRTHDVSTHNCSSDNCSSYNGCTYNCCTYDCCTHDCHTHKCSSNNCCTYDCSTHNCTSNNCSTYNCCTNKCCTHNCHTHKCSSNNCCTYDCSTHNCSSNNCCTYNCSTHNCTSNNCCTNNCCTNNCCAHDCRTHDPQLKHLRLHPQLHQQQLQHLQLLHQQLPHPRPQHQQLQHLQLLHQRPQQKQLRHPRQQQQQLQQLQRLHLHLSDLRPQQQQPDVYQKKLLLLK; from the exons tggggctacaagtgcagcacccacaactgcaccagcaacaactgctgcaccaacaactgctgcgCCCACGACTGCCGCACCCACGACGTCAGCACCCACAACTGCAGCAGcgacaactgcagcagctacaatgGCTGCActtacaactgctgcacctacgACTGCTGCACCCACGACTGCCACACCCACaagtgcagcagcaacaactgctgcacctacgactgcagcacccacaactgcaccagcaacaactgcagcacctacaactgctacACCAACGACTGCCGCACCCACGACCGTagcagcaacaactgcagcacctacaactgctgcggctacaactgct gcacccacaactgcaccagcaacaactgctgcaccaacaactgctgcgCCCACGACTGCCGCACCCACGACTGCCGCACCCATGACGTCAGCACCCACAACTGCAGCAGcgacaactgcagcagctacaatgGCTGCActtacaactgctgcacctacgACTGCTGCACCCACGACTGCCACACCCACaagtgcagcagcaacaactgctgcacctacgactgcagcacccacaactgcaccagcaacaactgcagcacctacaactgctgcaccaacaaatgctgcacccacaactgcCACACCCACaagtgcagcagcaacaactgctgcacctacgactgcagcacccacaactgcagcagcaacaactgctgcacctacaactgcagCACACACAACTGCAccagcaacaactgctgcaccaacaactgctgcaccaacaactgctgcgCCCACGACTGCCGCACCCACGAC CCACAACTGAAGCACCTACGACTGCACCCACAACTGCAccagcaacaactgcagcacctacaactgctgcaccaacaactgccgcACCCACGACCtcagcaccaacaactgcagcacctacaactgctgcaccaacggCCGCAGCAGAAACAACTGCGGCACCCacgacagcagcagcaacaactgcagcagctacaacggCTGCACTTACACCTGTCGGACCTACGACCGCAGCAGCAAC AGCCCGACGTCTATCAAAAGAAACTTCTCCTGCTGAAGTAG
- the LOC131989209 gene encoding LOW QUALITY PROTEIN: keratin-associated protein 4-4-like (The sequence of the model RefSeq protein was modified relative to this genomic sequence to represent the inferred CDS: substituted 2 bases at 2 genomic stop codons), translated as THNCTSNNCSTYNCCTNKCCTHNXSTHNCSSNNCCTYNCSTHNCTSNNCCTNNCSTHNCGSSNCCTYNCTSNNCRTHDSSSNNCSSNNGCTYTCRTYDRSSNVCCTHYVSTHNCSRNNCCGHNCRTHNASTHNCSSDNCCTYNCCTNNCCTYNCCTNNCCAHNCRAYNCHTNDVSTHNCSSNDCRTYECSTHNXTSNNCSTYNCCTNDCRTHDRSSNNCTGDNCSTYNCCTNNCSTNGRSRNNCCIHDVSTHNCGSNNCCTYNCCTNNRCTHDCSSNNCSSCNGCTYNCRTYDRSSNVCCTHDVSTHNCKPDVYQKKLLLLK; from the exons acccacaactgcaccagcaacaactgcagcacctacaactgctgcaccaacaaatgctgcacccacaactgaagcacccacaactgcagcagcaacaactgctgcacctacaactgcagcacccacaactgcaccagcaacaactgctgcaccaacaactg CAGCACCCACAACTGTGGCAGCAgcaactgctgcacctacaactgcacCAGCAACAACTGCCGCACCCacgacagcagcagcaacaactgcagcagcaacaacggCTGCACTTACACCTGTCGGACCTACGACCGCAGCAGCAACGTCTGCTGCACCCACTACGTCAGCACCCACaactgcagcagaaacaactgCTGCGGCCACAACTGCCGCACCCACAACGCCAGCACCCACAACTGCAGCAGTgacaactgctgcacctacaactgctgcaccaacaactgctgcacctacaactgctgcacaaaCAACTGCTGCGCCCACAACTGCCGCGCCTACAACTGCCACACCAACGACGTCAGCACtcacaactgcagcagcaacgACTGCCGCACCTACGAGTGCAGCACCCACAACTGAAccagcaacaactgcagcacctacaactgctgcaccaacgaCTGCCGCACCCACGACCGTAGCAGCAACAACTGCACCGGCgacaactgcagcacctacaactgctgcaccaacaactgcagcactaACGGCCGCAGCAGAAACAACTGCTGCATCCACGATGTCAGCACCCACAACTGCGgcagcaacaactgctgcacctacaactgctgcaccaacaaccgcTGCACCCAcgactgcagcagcaacaactgcagcagctgcaacgGCTGCACTTACAACTGTCGGACCTACGACCGCAGCAGCAATGTCTGCTGCACCCACGACGTCAGCACCCACAACTGCA AGCCGGACGTCTATCAAAAGAAACTTCTCCTGCTGAAGTAG